The proteins below are encoded in one region of Polypterus senegalus isolate Bchr_013 chromosome 2, ASM1683550v1, whole genome shotgun sequence:
- the ndufv3 gene encoding NADH dehydrogenase [ubiquinone] flavoprotein 3, mitochondrial: MAAFLLRTNGSKALKCVYLDILGFNKIASITFCTKPLEPKKNVKGSKTKVPTSTIEESKEMDFDISTYKNLQHHDYSTYTFVDFDLELAKLRLPQPISGRK, translated from the exons ATGGCAGCGTTCTTACTGCGGACAAATGGATCAAAGGCATTAAAG tgTGTATATTTGGATATTTTGGGGTTTAACAAAATAGCATCTATAACCTTTTGCACAAAGCCTTTGGAACCAAAGAAAAACGTCAAGGGCAGTAAAACAA AGGTGCCAACCAGCACTATTGAAGAATCTAAAGAGATGGATTTTGACATTTCAACCTATAAGAATCTTCAACATCATGATTATAGCACCTACACCTTTGTGGACTTTGATCTTGAATTAGCTAAACTCAGACTGCCGCAGCCCATATCTGGTAGAAAATAa